CAATTTGCAAGGCAATTTTGGTACTCTATCCTTTGTCAAGTTGGGTTAGAGCGCCTTGCTCCCCAACCAGCTGAAACGTCGTTTGATGATTGGTGGGACAAAGCCTGGCAAACAACTCCTGATCACCTAAAGAAGGGATGCAATACCCTGGTGGCGTTAGGTGATTGGGATTCTTTGGACTCTCCGCAATGCATTTTTTCCCTTTGATTTTCAGGCGAGAATGTAAATTAACAACTTTAGTGAGGCGTGTTTCAGTGAGCCAAAGTGAATTTCCGCATTTCTTCTTCATATAATGATAGGCAGATCTCCTGCGTGTTCAAGAAAAACAAGCAGCAAATTTGACATCAGAAAGAGCTTTTATCAGCACTTTTCTCAAAGCCATTGATACGTAGAATTAGTTTAAAACTTTCTTTtacctaatactccctccgtaaattaatataaaagcatttaaaatactaaaatagtgatctaaacgctcttatattagtttacaaaggagTACTATAAAGCATCTGCACCTCATCAGGCTCAGGACAAAGATGAACTCCTCTTGGGCGCTTTGCCTGTACGTATGAACTCATTTccttctgtatatatatatatatattgcactCCTATAGCTATTGCAAGTCAGAACTCCTGCCTAGAAAATAATCCTACCAATCTTGGAGGAGGTTTCTCACTGACATAAATCATCACTAACGAACTGATCACCGGTACATGAACCAATGGAGTATGTACACCAAATACTGCAGTAGTCAAcacaaaataaacaaaaaaaaaggaagaaCTGCATCGAACAAACGACGGATGCCCTACAAAATTGCTGGCTGCGCAAGCGCAGCCGTACGAGGCATCTAACACCCGTCGGCACAATAACTCAATAAGCCCTACGGCAATCGTCTACTGATCAGACTCCAGCAGTCTCCTAAGGTTGCAAAGGGCCTCAGCAGACAGGCTCTTGCAAGATCTTATCCTCCTCGATGATGCCTCCTCCGAAGACCGCAGGCACCCGCCGAGCTCGGAGGCAAAGCAAATGACGATCACCGTGAGGTTGTCAAAGGTCTGGAGCCTCTTCGCCTCCATGGCGAGCTCCCTCGCGCACCTCTCGGGGTCATCGTGCCGCCGGAGCCCCTTTCGGACCAGGGTCACCGCCTGCTGGCTGGTCATGACGTCCCATATCCCGTCGCAGCCTATGATGAGGAACTCATCGTCCTCCGTGAGGATGGTCTGCTGGAACTCTGGCTCGGCGATGAGAGGTGACTGCGAGCCTTGAGGCATTTTCATGTCCCAATCCCCTAGAGCCCGAGTAACGGACAGTACTCCATTGAGGTAGCCATCCTCAATGTATCCCCCACACTCAGTGACCCTTTGACGCTCTGCTTCATATGTTGGCCTGTGATCACGGGACATCTCCATAGCCATGCCTTTCCTACATAGAACTGCTCGGCAATCCCCAGCATTTGCAACCAACAACTGCCTGCCAGAAAGGAAGAAGAGCAAAAGTTAGCATGCATATGCCAATACAatcatctataccaatataaaaagacccaaatgggcagatccagaccatctcgaccgtcaaatcatgttatctagcggttcaaatcactccaatgttgagcaccaaacacgtttaacgctctaattacccaccactgccattcgttataaacacgttttgactcaaggctatcccttgaaatctgccatgtaattaGTATCCTACCATTCCCGCGAAAATgtaattgatatcttaccaaaGACCGAcgtgcaacagatatatcttacctaatataacgtgcaactaatatcctacctaatataatCGTGCGTggcacgtacattattactagtaTCTATTGTATCACAGAGTGTATATGCAGAGGCTTTGACTGCATGCTCCTCTTACCTTCCAAAGATCAAAGCTGTAAGAGCTGTGGTTCCCGACGACCGGCTGATGACTGAATCGTCTGCAAGAGCAAGGTCTGCACTCAAGAACGCTTTGCGGATTGAGTTCGCGACAgattcagaaaaaaaatcatctTCTTGTAATCCTTCTGGGAACTCTGAATCCTCGAAGAACAACCTCATGGCATGCCTTTTCATGTAGGCTGCTGCATCTGAACCTCCATGGCCATCAAAAACCTATTGACAAATAAAACAATTAGTTCAGATGGCGAGGGAGAATCATAGTATAGGTTAAATAGAAATGATGGAAGGCCGTGCATACCCCATAGAATGCATTAGGGGACGGGCACAGCAACAGTGAGCCAAGATGACCAGAAAGATTATCAATTCTGATATGTTCATCTTCCATGTAGCGCCTAGGTCCAATATCAGCGAAGCTGCCAGATCGAATCTTGGGGACAAACTGTAGCGTCTCCAAAGGCGTCTTAACCTGCATTGAGCAGACAACAATTAATATGCTGTAATGAACAGACATCATCCACTAAAAATATATGTGCGGAAAGGGTCACTTATACTGTTTGATCAAGACAAATTGGGTTGCTAACCATCGCATGGCAAATCATTCAAGTGTTCAGCGTCTAAATCAACTCTATTATATGGTTATGGAGATAACTAAACAAACATTTCAATGCTGAATTAATAAAAACAACTACTTATGCGTGTGGTATGGAGATAACTAAACAAACATTTCAGTGCTTAATTGATAAAACAACTACTTAGGCATCCAAACTTGTCCTTCCAAGTAAAAGCCGTAGCAAATCCCAAAAGCAGACGATTCAAGGTACTCCAAATAAGTTGGGGTAGCATAATTCTAATATGCCCAGCAGTGAAACAAGACACAGCAAATCATACCATCTTGCGTAGGCAAACAATCAATATGATCGCAAAACCATACCAGTACATAATTTGCGATAAGATTACCGCGCGCTAAACAGATCAACCCATTAATGATTCCACCATCCATTTGTAACCCCAATTTCCAAACTACCATCAACAGTTGATACATCGATGTTAGAAAACAGCAACAAGGAAGGCTTGCCCTTTAAATTCTTATATACACAAGTTAGTACCCTAGGCTAGAACCAATTCTACAGGAAAGGTCACTTAAACACCTGTTGGCATCGTAATTTCGCTACGCAATCAGACAAGAGAGGCGTTCCTGATTGATAATCTAAAGAATCGTATAACACCACAAAGAACACACGAGCGATCCCCGCCGAGAAGAACCTAGATTTACCACACCCAACTCGCCGGGTCAAAAGAACTCCTACCTAAAGATCAAAACGAACTGGAGAGGGGAGGGGGGGAAGCCGGCCGGGACCATCGCCGGCCAGGGTCAAGAACTCACCAGATCGGGCACCTCGAGGTCGACCTGCGATTGCGAATCGaccggcagcggcggcgacgacaccccgaccccgacgacGACCTCCTCGACCCCTCTGACGGGGCACCGGCGGAACGACGCCTCCAGCATCGGAACGACCTGATGCATGACCTCCGGCCCGGCAACCATACCTCCGCCTCACTAGTCAGATCAGATCCCTCCTCCCCAAACAACCTCCCGGATCCCTCGCGCGCCCTCCACTCGCCACAGAACTCCCCCGATCCGCACTCGCACCACAGAACAAGAATCCAACGACGATCGCCCGATTTTTCCTCGTGGGGCCTCACGATCCGAGAGACGCGATCTTGAACCTTTCCTGGACACGCTCGCTCACGCGCGGACTTTCCTGATCCGAAATGAGGGAGAGGGGGTGAAGGGACGAAACGGCGGAAATTAGGCGGACACGTTGCTATTTACGCGCGCGTGGTGGGATTGGAAGAGAATAAATcaacggacggcggcggcggcggcaacttgTGGGGGACGGACGGGCGCGCGTCCGCTGCGAGCCGGTGCCCTAGGCGCAAGTGCGATGGTGGGCGTACCGGCACGCGTGCGTGGCGCACCCGCACCAGGCCGGCCTCGTTCTCGTCTCGGTTCACACTACTTTCGCCCGTCAACGAAACAATGATGCGTCTGCAGTGATCTCACACGGTCACACCTTGACAATTTGTTTTTGTTGACAAAACACACCTTGCCAACTTGTGAGGTTGGGAAATCTAACTCGCCAAAAAAAAAAACATTCCCTTGCCAACTTGTCAATGGGCATTTATATTTTTTTCGCAAGGGAATGGACATTTATCAGCAAGAGACaaagagggggtgggggaggcagGAGTGCGGCAAGCGCAGGTGACCATGTTATCGCGGTGAGTCGAGGCAAGCAGGGTGATGGTGGTCAGCTCCGTCGGAGGAGGACCTCCATACGATGGCAATGGAGGGGGTCGTCAGGGATGTCGCTTCTCGTCGAATTTCTCGAAAATGCCAAGGGACTcggagagaagggaaggaaggagagtCGTGGGGTCGAGTAATTCGAGGGCTGCTCAACAGAGAGCTCAGCAAACATCCACTCGACCGCGACACACACACCTCGCTAGAGTCGAGAAAAGAGAGCGGCTCAAGAGCAATTGGCATGCAGAGGAGAATAAGGTTGCAAGAGGCAACGACCGAGTGGTGCCGATCATAGTCGGCCGATATTTGGGGAAGACAAGGTCGCAAGTGGCTGAGGTTCACGAGTGGTTTAGACAGTCAAATGGTGCCGATGGTGGGGCAGAGCAGGTCGCGGAAAGTCGATAACCACAAATTTAGGAACAAATGAGGCAGCGGGAAAAAAGGGGATAGAACCCTTTATACGAGCATCTGTGTGGGTACTC
This window of the Triticum aestivum cultivar Chinese Spring chromosome 5D, IWGSC CS RefSeq v2.1, whole genome shotgun sequence genome carries:
- the LOC123119662 gene encoding probable protein phosphatase 2C 2 yields the protein MVAGPEVMHQVVPMLEASFRRCPVRGVEEVVVGVGVSSPPLPVDSQSQVDLEVPDLVKTPLETLQFVPKIRSGSFADIGPRRYMEDEHIRIDNLSGHLGSLLLCPSPNAFYGVFDGHGGSDAAAYMKRHAMRLFFEDSEFPEGLQEDDFFSESVANSIRKAFLSADLALADDSVISRSSGTTALTALIFGRQLLVANAGDCRAVLCRKGMAMEMSRDHRPTYEAERQRVTECGGYIEDGYLNGVLSVTRALGDWDMKMPQGSQSPLIAEPEFQQTILTEDDEFLIIGCDGIWDVMTSQQAVTLVRKGLRRHDDPERCARELAMEAKRLQTFDNLTVIVICFASELGGCLRSSEEASSRRIRSCKSLSAEALCNLRRLLESDQ